From Nonlabens sp. Ci31, the proteins below share one genomic window:
- a CDS encoding type IX secretion system membrane protein PorP/SprF, with translation MKNFNITPLLIVLIGMLSLSTVAQQDPQFTQYMYNQSILNPAYATANKSEINVGALYRSQWVGLEGAPKTASLFVHYPVSDRVEVGISFTNDDIGNVVTENNIYADFAYVLPVSETAKLSLGIKAGLTLFDANFNGFNLQSGGVDTDVAFNENVTQSFPNVGLGGFYFTDKFYVGLSAPNLLAATHLENENGIQSTGVQDIHFFLNSGYVFDINPDLKFKPSFLLKGVKGAPLSADLNANFLFNDTLEAGIGYRLDDSVSALVNFKVSPELRLGYAYDYTTSNLGNFNSGSHEIILLYNVKTKFWRGGYDRSPRFF, from the coding sequence ATGAAAAATTTTAATATAACACCATTACTAATTGTATTGATCGGTATGCTTTCCTTGAGCACGGTTGCTCAACAGGATCCGCAGTTTACCCAATACATGTATAATCAAAGTATTCTAAACCCGGCTTATGCTACTGCAAATAAGTCGGAAATTAATGTAGGTGCTTTGTATAGATCACAATGGGTAGGACTAGAGGGTGCTCCCAAGACAGCTTCCTTATTTGTTCATTACCCAGTAAGTGACCGCGTGGAAGTGGGAATATCTTTTACAAACGATGATATAGGAAACGTCGTTACAGAAAACAATATCTATGCAGATTTTGCCTATGTATTGCCTGTTTCTGAAACTGCTAAACTTTCCTTGGGTATAAAAGCGGGTCTTACTTTATTTGATGCTAACTTTAACGGTTTTAACCTTCAGTCCGGTGGCGTTGATACTGATGTTGCTTTTAATGAAAATGTAACTCAAAGCTTTCCTAATGTAGGTTTAGGAGGTTTTTATTTTACAGATAAATTCTATGTAGGTTTATCAGCTCCTAATTTATTAGCGGCGACACATTTAGAAAATGAAAACGGTATACAGTCTACTGGTGTTCAAGACATTCATTTTTTCTTAAACAGTGGTTATGTATTTGATATCAATCCAGACTTAAAGTTCAAACCTTCTTTTTTACTTAAAGGTGTAAAAGGAGCTCCTTTATCTGCAGATCTGAATGCAAACTTCTTGTTCAATGATACATTAGAGGCCGGTATCGGATATCGTTTAGATGACTCTGTTAGTGCCTTGGTTAATTTTAAAGTATCTCCAGAACTTAGATTGGGTTATGCATATGATTACACTACAAGTAATTTAGGTAACTTTAATTCTGGATCTCACGAGATCATTTTATTGTATAACGTTAAAACAAAATTCTGGAGAGGCGGTTACGATCGCTCCCCTAGATTTTTCTAA
- a CDS encoding TerC family protein, translating to MIIWTSFIILVSIFLCLDLFVFNRNAHIIQTKEASKFTALWVGIALLFTGAVYFIYDGGYLANPDQLSGSGAAIKYLTGYLIELSLSIDNIFVIAVIFKSFSIDQKYQHRVLFWGIVGALVFRALMIFFGIALISEISWMTYIFGAFLLYTAFKMLKSNEEEFDPKTSKIYKFSRKLFPVTDRIEGQQFFIKKMGKRIATPLFLALVVIELTDILFALDSIPAILAITSDPFLVFSSNILAIMGLRSMYFFLANLLDKFQYIHYSLVAILAFVGVKMILVHHLHFPEWLSLAVIFVSLAVGALLSLRARKTDDVKKDQKDSSNTKKTLD from the coding sequence ATGATCATCTGGACATCCTTTATAATTTTAGTAAGCATTTTCTTGTGCTTGGATCTTTTCGTTTTCAACAGAAATGCCCATATAATACAAACTAAGGAAGCATCAAAATTTACTGCTTTATGGGTTGGTATTGCGTTGCTTTTCACTGGGGCTGTTTATTTCATTTATGATGGAGGTTATCTAGCAAACCCAGATCAACTTAGCGGTAGCGGCGCTGCTATCAAGTACTTAACAGGTTACTTAATAGAACTTTCTTTAAGTATTGATAACATCTTTGTCATAGCTGTTATTTTCAAATCCTTTTCTATAGATCAAAAATACCAACATCGGGTTCTTTTTTGGGGAATTGTCGGAGCACTTGTATTTAGAGCTTTAATGATCTTTTTTGGTATTGCTTTAATTAGCGAGATCAGTTGGATGACCTATATTTTCGGAGCTTTTTTACTGTATACTGCCTTTAAAATGCTCAAAAGTAATGAGGAAGAATTTGATCCAAAAACTTCCAAAATTTATAAATTTTCTAGAAAGCTATTTCCTGTTACAGATCGTATAGAAGGGCAACAATTCTTTATTAAAAAAATGGGGAAGCGTATTGCTACCCCCCTATTTTTAGCATTGGTAGTTATTGAGCTAACTGACATACTTTTTGCTTTAGACTCTATTCCTGCGATTCTAGCCATTACCTCCGACCCCTTTTTAGTGTTCTCTAGTAATATACTAGCGATTATGGGGTTGCGTAGCATGTATTTTTTCTTAGCTAATTTACTGGATAAGTTTCAATACATTCATTACAGTCTAGTGGCTATTCTAGCATTTGTTGGTGTCAAAATGATTTTAGTACATCATTTGCATTTCCCAGAATGGCTTTCTCTAGCAGTTATTTTTGTATCTCTAGCAGTAGGTGCTTTACTTTCCCTAAGAGCTAGGAAAACGGATGATGTTAAGAAAGATCAAAAGGATTCCTCAAATACTAAAAAAACGCTAGATTGA
- a CDS encoding gliding motility-associated C-terminal domain-containing protein codes for MALLFFISFNTIYAQCPTVPVSPQVICDAAGFDFNDLNAFATPTPGNSVRWYLNATGGTPLQQSQLVRQGTYYAGDPSGTCGTRPALVVDFTVDPSGQSLDAIFCSNENPTIQTYINRALSINAPAGGSVQVFSDFALTNLLSPATPLSGNANYFIVFVDSGGCRSQIETGSTAVFPSPAPPAPPAAQQFCSDTNPTIADLIPGTTANFNWFENVDGSNDPIPPALLDTEALVDGATYYVQADNFFCESDAIAVVVQIDDPVDAGMSNSLDYCEDNIPAADFDLFPLLGPNADSGGTWTGPLATANGDQGTVNISGQAIGVYNFVYTLTGPGACPDETSTVSLEILEILSSGTPSALNPVSFCVSQLPAAYDLTFLLDNEDAGGTWTQGTTSMDPTVTSPIDLTSFIPGTYDFTYSQNLAPNPCLEESTTVQVIVLEDPNAGAAVVTEFCENDLSVISPYDLFSSLDGSQDNNLGTWTDAMNNTVSNSLDITAFTVAGSPYSYTYTINIGTCNNSETIVIEILPAPESGAYIGTPFTVCEDQAAANSPYDLFNLLDGTQDTNGTWYAGNTSSGTAVTNPIDLTTLGNGTFDFTYAVPAIGTCTDVDVVVTVIINELPNTGTPTPFLVCENELVANSPLDLFGQLAGQDAGGTWSDDDATGSLTGNNVDITGLAVGNYNFSYTITDGNSCTNSSIVVVTVEPAPESGAYIGTPFTVCEDQAAANSPYDLFNLLDGTQDTNGTWYAGNTSSGTAVTNPIDLTTLGNGTFDFTYAVPAIGTCTDVDVVVTVIINELPNTGTPTPFLVCENELVANSPLDLFGQLAGQDAGGTWSDDDATGSLTGNNVDITGLAVGNYNFSYTITDGNLCTNSSIVVVTVEPAPESGAYIGTPFTVCEDQAAANSPYDLFNLLDGTQDTNGTWYAGNTSSGTAVTNPIDLTTLGNGTFDFTYAVPAIGTCTDVDVVVTVIINELPNTGTPTPFLVCENELVANSPLDLFGQLAGQDAGGTWSDDDATGSLTGNNVDITGLAVGNYNFSYTITDGNLCTNSSIVVVTVEPAPESGAYIGTPFTVCEDQAAANSPYDLFNLLDGTQDTNGTWYAGNTSSGTAVTNPIDLTTLGNGTFDFTYAVPAIGTCTDVDVVVTVIINELPNTGTPTPFLVCENELVANSPLDLFGQLAGQDAGGTWSDDDATGSLTGNNVDITGLAVGNYNFSYTITDGNLCTNSSTVLVTVEPAPESGAYIGTPFTVCEDQAAANSPYDLFNLLDGTQDTNGTWYAGNTSSGTAVTNPIDLTTLGNGTFDFTYAVPAIGTCTDVDVTVTVIINALTEAGTAAAFVVCANELAANSPLDLFGQLAGQDAGGNWSDDDATMALTGNTVDLTGLVVGDYNFTYTVTNGACSDTATVLVSVLDAPNAGTATDLDICLSDVSTGQTLDLFTQLNGNDAGGNWTDDGLTGELTGSILNISALSTGVYNFTYGVTPSATCSADMETVQITINNIAAPTAPAIQDFCDQATVADLSAMGNAVIWYEDATLMNPLIGTDALLDGENYFATQTDAITNCESNDSITVTVNIFVSPNSGVAVPLSVCNDQTMVDLFTALDGTQDIGGAWIDTDATMALTGNLFDATAVVAGTYSFEHMASATAPCTDASTIVMVTVEAPVDAGTDAILDACTDNGTTDLFNLLGTATTGGTWTPALASVSGVFDPAIDLAATYTYTVTSSCNTSSADVIVTITEAPDAGTDNIISTCISDGTIDLLSQLGGTPDATGTWFPLLDSGTNIFDPTVDVAGTYTYTVTATSPCATDASATLDIQVDESAAPTLISATLDFCTSDDPTVIDLDTAVTGDMILWYNAIDATIPLAATDTLTDGTTYFASQTEANGCESSIRTEVMVTVGDASTPILDQGGELFCINDNPTLQQLTLNVLEYDSIANNVVWYDTVDGMNALPLSTIMTDGTSYYAVLIDAASGCQSSLRLEVTVDLSACGNLVIPDGFSPNGDGVNDTFDIDNLNFLYPNFSIEFYNRYGSRVYDGTANTPRFNGFSNQSALLSDGELPVGVYYYILKYNDGTTKPSQGRIYLSR; via the coding sequence ATGGCTTTACTTTTCTTCATCTCATTCAACACCATTTATGCTCAATGTCCAACAGTACCTGTTTCTCCTCAGGTAATTTGTGACGCTGCAGGTTTTGACTTTAATGATTTGAACGCATTTGCAACACCAACACCTGGGAACAGCGTCCGCTGGTATCTAAATGCCACTGGTGGAACACCACTACAGCAATCACAACTTGTTAGACAAGGCACTTATTATGCTGGCGATCCATCTGGGACTTGCGGTACTCGACCAGCTTTGGTAGTGGACTTTACTGTAGATCCTAGTGGTCAAAGTCTGGATGCTATATTCTGCTCTAACGAGAACCCAACGATACAAACCTATATAAATAGAGCGCTTTCTATCAATGCACCTGCTGGTGGAAGTGTTCAGGTTTTTAGCGATTTTGCACTTACTAATTTGTTAAGTCCAGCAACGCCTTTATCAGGAAATGCTAATTACTTTATAGTTTTTGTTGATTCTGGTGGTTGTCGCAGCCAAATAGAAACAGGCAGTACTGCTGTATTCCCTTCACCTGCGCCACCTGCGCCTCCAGCGGCTCAGCAATTTTGTTCAGATACCAATCCAACTATAGCTGATTTGATTCCCGGAACAACCGCTAACTTCAATTGGTTCGAAAATGTGGATGGTTCTAATGATCCTATTCCACCGGCTTTGTTAGATACAGAAGCTTTAGTTGATGGAGCGACCTATTATGTTCAGGCAGATAATTTTTTCTGTGAAAGCGATGCGATTGCAGTTGTAGTTCAAATTGATGATCCTGTTGATGCAGGAATGAGTAATAGTTTGGATTATTGTGAGGATAATATTCCCGCAGCAGATTTTGACTTATTTCCTTTATTAGGGCCTAATGCTGATTCTGGGGGTACTTGGACCGGTCCCTTGGCGACAGCTAACGGAGATCAAGGAACAGTTAACATAAGTGGACAAGCAATAGGTGTTTATAATTTTGTATACACATTAACAGGTCCTGGCGCATGTCCAGATGAAACCTCTACGGTTAGTCTTGAGATTTTAGAAATTTTATCTTCTGGAACTCCTTCCGCATTAAATCCAGTAAGCTTTTGTGTATCTCAATTACCCGCAGCATATGACTTGACTTTTTTATTAGATAACGAAGACGCAGGAGGAACATGGACACAAGGAACAACGAGTATGGATCCAACGGTGACTTCACCTATAGATTTGACGTCATTTATACCAGGAACTTATGACTTTACATACAGTCAAAACTTAGCTCCTAATCCATGTCTAGAAGAATCTACAACCGTACAAGTTATCGTACTAGAAGATCCTAATGCTGGTGCAGCAGTAGTTACTGAATTTTGTGAAAATGACCTTAGCGTTATTTCTCCTTATGATTTGTTCAGCTCCTTAGATGGCTCTCAAGATAACAATCTTGGAACATGGACAGACGCAATGAATAATACCGTTTCCAACTCTTTAGATATTACTGCATTTACAGTTGCAGGAAGTCCTTATTCCTATACCTATACTATTAATATCGGTACTTGTAACAATTCTGAAACAATTGTAATTGAAATTTTACCTGCACCAGAGTCTGGCGCTTATATAGGAACTCCTTTTACAGTTTGTGAAGATCAAGCAGCGGCCAACTCGCCTTATGATCTTTTTAATTTACTCGATGGAACACAAGACACGAACGGAACTTGGTATGCTGGAAACACTTCTTCAGGAACTGCGGTAACCAACCCAATCGACTTAACAACATTAGGAAACGGAACATTTGATTTTACTTATGCTGTTCCAGCGATAGGCACTTGTACTGACGTTGATGTTGTGGTAACGGTAATCATCAATGAATTACCTAATACAGGAACTCCTACTCCATTCTTAGTTTGTGAAAATGAACTAGTAGCCAACTCTCCTTTAGATTTATTCGGTCAACTAGCTGGACAAGATGCTGGCGGGACTTGGTCTGATGACGATGCTACTGGCTCGTTAACAGGTAACAACGTCGATATTACAGGATTGGCAGTAGGGAACTATAATTTCTCCTACACCATCACTGATGGGAATTCGTGTACCAACAGCTCTATAGTTGTTGTAACCGTAGAACCTGCACCAGAGTCTGGCGCTTATATAGGAACTCCTTTTACAGTTTGTGAAGATCAAGCAGCGGCCAACTCGCCTTATGATCTTTTTAATTTACTCGATGGAACACAAGACACGAACGGAACTTGGTATGCTGGAAATACTTCTTCAGGAACTGCGGTAACCAACCCAATCGACTTAACAACATTAGGAAACGGAACATTTGATTTTACTTATGCTGTTCCAGCGATAGGCACTTGTACTGACGTTGATGTTGTGGTAACGGTAATCATCAATGAATTACCTAATACAGGAACTCCTACTCCATTCTTAGTTTGTGAAAATGAACTAGTAGCCAACTCTCCTTTAGATTTATTCGGTCAACTAGCTGGACAAGATGCTGGCGGGACTTGGTCTGATGACGATGCTACTGGCTCGTTAACAGGTAACAACGTCGATATTACAGGATTGGCAGTAGGGAACTATAATTTTTCCTACACCATCACTGATGGGAATTTGTGTACCAATAGCTCTATAGTTGTTGTAACCGTAGAACCTGCACCAGAGTCTGGCGCTTATATAGGAACTCCTTTTACAGTTTGTGAAGATCAAGCAGCGGCCAACTCGCCTTATGATCTTTTTAATTTACTCGATGGAACACAAGACACGAACGGAACTTGGTATGCTGGAAACACTTCTTCAGGAACTGCGGTAACCAACCCAATCGACTTAACAACATTAGGAAACGGAACATTTGATTTTACTTATGCTGTTCCAGCGATAGGCACTTGTACTGACGTTGATGTTGTGGTAACGGTAATCATCAATGAATTACCTAATACAGGAACTCCTACTCCATTCTTAGTTTGTGAAAATGAACTAGTAGCCAACTCTCCTTTAGATTTATTCGGTCAACTAGCTGGACAAGATGCTGGCGGGACTTGGTCTGATGACGATGCTACTGGCTCGTTAACAGGTAACAACGTCGATATTACAGGATTGGCAGTAGGGAACTATAATTTCTCCTACACCATCACTGATGGGAATTTGTGTACCAATAGCTCTATAGTTGTTGTAACCGTAGAACCTGCACCAGAGTCTGGCGCTTATATAGGAACTCCTTTTACAGTTTGTGAAGATCAAGCAGCGGCCAACTCGCCTTATGATCTTTTTAATTTACTCGATGGAACACAAGACACGAACGGAACTTGGTATGCTGGAAATACTTCTTCAGGAACTGCGGTAACCAACCCAATCGACTTAACAACATTAGGAAACGGAACATTTGATTTTACTTATGCTGTTCCAGCGATAGGCACTTGTACTGACGTTGATGTTGTGGTAACGGTAATCATCAATGAATTACCTAATACAGGAACTCCTACTCCATTCTTAGTTTGTGAAAATGAACTAGTAGCCAACTCTCCTTTAGATTTATTCGGTCAACTAGCTGGACAAGATGCTGGTGGAACTTGGTCTGATGACGATGCTACTGGCTCGTTAACAGGTAACAACGTCGATATTACAGGATTGGCAGTAGGGAACTATAATTTTTCCTACACCATCACTGATGGGAATTTGTGTACCAACAGCTCTACAGTTTTGGTAACCGTAGAACCTGCACCAGAGTCTGGCGCTTATATAGGAACTCCTTTTACAGTTTGTGAAGATCAAGCAGCGGCCAACTCGCCTTATGATCTTTTTAATTTACTCGATGGAACACAAGACACGAACGGAACTTGGTATGCTGGAAACACTTCTTCAGGAACTGCGGTAACCAACCCAATCGACTTAACAACATTAGGAAACGGAACATTTGATTTTACTTATGCTGTTCCAGCGATAGGCACTTGTACGGATGTTGATGTAACGGTTACGGTAATCATTAATGCGCTTACCGAGGCAGGAACAGCTGCAGCATTTGTAGTTTGTGCAAATGAATTGGCTGCTAACTCTCCTTTAGATTTATTCGGCCAATTGGCTGGACAAGATGCTGGTGGAAACTGGTCTGATGATGATGCAACAATGGCCTTAACCGGAAATACGGTTGATCTAACTGGATTGGTTGTAGGTGACTATAACTTTACCTATACCGTTACTAATGGAGCTTGTTCAGATACAGCAACAGTACTCGTTAGTGTACTGGATGCTCCTAATGCCGGTACTGCAACCGACTTAGATATATGTCTTTCAGATGTTTCCACAGGACAAACGCTAGATTTATTTACTCAGTTAAATGGAAATGATGCTGGTGGAAACTGGACTGATGATGGTCTAACGGGGGAACTCACGGGTTCTATTTTAAATATCTCTGCTTTATCTACGGGTGTTTATAATTTCACGTATGGGGTAACTCCTTCTGCCACTTGTAGTGCAGATATGGAAACGGTACAAATAACGATAAACAACATTGCTGCTCCCACTGCTCCTGCTATACAAGACTTTTGCGATCAAGCAACTGTTGCTGATTTATCAGCTATGGGGAATGCAGTGATATGGTATGAAGATGCGACATTAATGAATCCATTAATAGGCACAGACGCTCTGCTAGATGGAGAAAATTATTTTGCTACACAAACAGATGCGATAACCAATTGTGAATCCAACGACAGTATTACCGTAACAGTAAATATATTTGTATCACCTAATTCTGGTGTTGCAGTGCCACTTTCTGTATGTAATGATCAAACTATGGTCGATTTGTTTACTGCTTTAGATGGTACACAGGATATAGGTGGTGCTTGGATCGACACAGATGCTACTATGGCATTGACAGGAAATCTATTTGACGCAACCGCAGTAGTTGCTGGAACTTATAGCTTTGAACATATGGCAAGTGCAACAGCACCTTGTACAGATGCTTCAACCATTGTAATGGTAACTGTAGAAGCTCCGGTAGACGCTGGTACAGATGCTATTTTAGACGCTTGTACTGACAATGGAACAACAGATTTATTTAACTTATTAGGAACTGCTACTACTGGTGGAACTTGGACTCCTGCTCTAGCTAGTGTTAGTGGTGTATTTGATCCAGCTATAGATCTTGCAGCTACTTATACCTACACCGTTACCAGTTCTTGTAACACATCTTCAGCTGATGTTATCGTTACTATTACCGAAGCTCCTGATGCTGGAACAGATAACATAATTTCTACTTGTATATCTGATGGTACAATTGACTTATTAAGTCAATTAGGTGGTACACCTGACGCGACCGGAACTTGGTTTCCATTACTAGATAGTGGTACTAATATATTTGACCCAACTGTAGACGTTGCAGGAACCTATACGTATACTGTTACCGCAACTTCTCCATGTGCAACAGATGCTTCTGCTACCTTAGATATTCAAGTGGATGAAAGTGCAGCGCCTACTTTGATAAGCGCTACTCTTGATTTTTGTACGAGTGATGATCCAACAGTAATCGATCTAGATACAGCTGTAACTGGAGATATGATTTTATGGTATAATGCTATTGATGCAACTATTCCATTAGCAGCAACAGACACTCTTACAGATGGAACCACTTATTTTGCTTCTCAAACAGAAGCAAATGGATGTGAATCGAGTATCAGAACTGAAGTAATGGTAACGGTAGGAGATGCATCAACTCCTATTTTAGATCAAGGTGGAGAACTCTTCTGTATCAACGATAATCCTACTTTGCAACAGCTTACTCTGAACGTATTGGAATATGATTCTATTGCAAATAATGTTGTTTGGTACGATACGGTTGATGGTATGAATGCTTTACCACTCTCTACAATTATGACAGATGGTACTTCTTATTACGCTGTTTTAATAGATGCAGCAAGTGGTTGTCAAAGTAGCCTAAGATTAGAAGTTACGGTAGATTTATCGGCTTGTGGAAATCTGGTAATTCCAGATGGTTTTTCACCTAATGGTGATGGAGTAAATGATACTTTTGATATTGATAACTTAAACTTTCTTTATCCTAACTTCAGTATAGAGTTTTATAACCGATATGGAAGTCGTGTTTATGACGGAACTGCCAATACACCTAGATTTAACGGTTTCAGTAATCAATCGGCCTTATTGAGTGACGGAGAGTTACCAGTAGGCGTTTATTACTACATCCTGAAATACAATGATGGAACTACAAAACCATCCCAAGGTAGAATTTACTTAAGCCGATAG
- a CDS encoding OmpA family protein codes for MRLIITLLMTALLAGNYSNAQNLSLKKTDKLFKNQAYTEAIANYKNLEASEEVLQKLADSYYYTNDFENAAKTYTKLKDKYNDIIDKDRVYRYAQSLLAIKEYQKADVYLKSYYGKDWNTEEFLFELKRTTPHVFEVEAIANKGSKSDFGLSFIDGKNVAFASSRNMERPVYSWNGLPYLDLYEAQLNGVTLSKVAPFSEEINTALHESNAVFTNKGKVMYFNRNNEKRVKIDGERISNIQLYRAEKVDNIWTNVTLLPFNNELYSVEHPSISKDGKTLYFSSNMSGGYGEFDIYKVAINDDGSYGAPVNLGASINTAYRDQFPYISNINTLYYATNGKQGLGGLDIHRANMVNGAFDTPINLGTSINSSNDDYAFVIDEATNESYFSSNRDGLDQIYTGKREENMLTKYQVVGVVQDSISKKTLPASLVSLLDERGVVIDDMITGNDASYIFKIEPNKKYTVRATRKLYIPQNVDFSTDKNGKISHDIFLTLLSYQDAEETINPDRKGDVQVELEQIFFDFDKAVIRPQAAATLDDLVAIMNKYPEMHVEVSAHTDVRGSSEYNLILSNQRAASTMEYLISQGIQENRLRSIGYGEMQPLNDCVKEGICTDEEYDINRRCEFKVMQ; via the coding sequence ATGAGATTAATAATTACTTTATTGATGACCGCACTGCTAGCAGGAAATTATAGCAATGCCCAGAATTTAAGTCTGAAAAAGACTGATAAATTATTCAAAAACCAGGCGTATACGGAAGCCATAGCTAACTATAAAAACTTGGAGGCTTCTGAAGAAGTTCTTCAAAAGCTAGCAGACTCTTATTATTACACCAATGATTTTGAAAACGCAGCAAAGACATACACGAAGCTTAAAGATAAATACAACGATATTATAGACAAAGATCGTGTCTATAGATATGCACAATCACTTCTTGCTATTAAGGAATATCAAAAAGCAGATGTCTATTTAAAATCTTACTATGGTAAAGATTGGAACACAGAAGAGTTTCTCTTTGAACTAAAAAGAACCACTCCTCACGTTTTTGAAGTAGAGGCAATTGCAAATAAAGGATCTAAAAGTGATTTTGGCCTGTCTTTTATAGATGGGAAAAATGTTGCTTTTGCTTCTTCTCGTAATATGGAACGACCTGTTTACTCTTGGAATGGGTTACCTTATTTGGATCTTTATGAAGCGCAATTAAATGGTGTTACACTAAGTAAAGTGGCTCCTTTTTCTGAAGAAATAAATACAGCTCTTCATGAGAGTAATGCCGTATTTACCAATAAAGGCAAAGTGATGTATTTCAACCGTAACAACGAAAAGCGTGTTAAAATAGATGGCGAAAGAATTTCTAACATTCAATTGTACCGTGCAGAAAAAGTGGATAATATATGGACAAATGTGACTTTATTACCTTTTAATAATGAATTATATAGTGTGGAACATCCTTCTATCAGTAAAGACGGTAAGACACTTTACTTTTCAAGCAATATGTCTGGTGGGTACGGTGAATTTGATATCTATAAAGTAGCGATTAATGATGATGGTTCTTATGGCGCTCCTGTTAATTTAGGAGCTTCAATAAATACTGCTTATAGAGATCAATTTCCTTATATCAGTAATATCAACACTTTGTATTATGCCACTAACGGTAAACAAGGATTGGGTGGATTGGATATACATAGGGCAAACATGGTGAATGGTGCCTTTGACACTCCTATTAATTTGGGTACTAGTATCAATAGTTCTAACGATGACTATGCTTTTGTAATTGATGAAGCAACTAATGAGAGTTATTTTTCTTCCAATAGAGATGGTTTAGATCAAATTTATACAGGAAAAAGAGAGGAAAATATGCTTACTAAATATCAGGTAGTAGGTGTCGTACAAGACAGCATCAGTAAAAAGACATTACCTGCTTCACTTGTTTCCTTATTGGATGAGCGCGGAGTTGTTATAGACGACATGATCACCGGTAATGACGCTTCTTATATATTTAAAATTGAGCCAAATAAGAAATATACAGTACGTGCTACTCGCAAGTTATATATTCCTCAGAATGTAGATTTCTCTACAGATAAGAATGGAAAAATTAGTCATGATATATTTTTAACGCTTCTCTCCTATCAAGATGCTGAAGAAACTATAAATCCAGATCGCAAGGGAGATGTACAAGTTGAGTTAGAACAAATATTCTTTGATTTTGATAAAGCGGTCATTAGACCTCAAGCTGCTGCTACTTTAGATGATCTTGTTGCCATCATGAACAAGTATCCAGAAATGCACGTGGAAGTATCTGCTCACACGGATGTTCGTGGATCTAGTGAATACAACCTTATTTTGTCTAATCAGCGTGCAGCTTCTACAATGGAATACTTGATCAGTCAAGGGATTCAAGAGAACAGATTACGCAGTATAGGCTATGGTGAGATGCAACCACTTAATGATTGCGTTAAAGAAGGTATTTGTACTGATGAAGAATATGACATCAACCGTCGTTGCGAATTTAAAGTGATGCAATAA
- a CDS encoding HPF/RaiA family ribosome-associated protein — MTIQFNYQHVSGSTELENYTKDKLQTIFDRYSWVTRADVFFIAENTSSDQTGMIAQIRLSAPGPRLFAEESHDTFTESVSKVVDQLKTQCEKRKATIIPHS, encoded by the coding sequence ATGACTATTCAATTTAATTACCAACACGTTTCGGGAAGCACCGAACTAGAGAATTATACAAAAGATAAATTACAAACTATTTTTGATCGATACAGCTGGGTCACTAGAGCTGATGTGTTTTTTATAGCAGAGAACACTTCTAGCGATCAAACTGGAATGATCGCTCAAATTAGATTGAGCGCTCCAGGACCACGTCTATTTGCCGAAGAAAGTCACGACACATTTACAGAATCGGTAAGTAAGGTAGTAGACCAGCTTAAAACCCAGTGCGAAAAGAGAAAAGCAACTATAATACCACATTCCTAA
- a CDS encoding nitroreductase family protein yields MKNTTDFIKKTPTDHDIIDLVKNRWSPRTFSDKPISQKELQVLFEAGRWAPSSSNLQPWNIVWGIKGSETYDRIMDVLVEFNQKWAKNAPVLLLGVVDTKTPKGDDNYHAPLDLGQFSANMAIQAQSMGIAFHQMAGLDYEKAKKEFKFPETFHVATAIALGYYGGELSDVPDFLQDAELGERSRKKQNDFVFNGDYKATGDVNDN; encoded by the coding sequence ATGAAGAACACTACAGATTTTATCAAAAAAACGCCTACCGATCACGATATTATAGATCTTGTTAAAAACAGGTGGAGTCCACGTACCTTTTCAGACAAGCCTATTTCTCAAAAGGAACTTCAGGTTCTTTTTGAAGCAGGAAGATGGGCTCCAAGCTCTAGTAATTTACAGCCTTGGAATATTGTTTGGGGTATTAAAGGAAGTGAGACCTACGATCGTATTATGGACGTCCTAGTTGAATTCAATCAGAAATGGGCAAAGAATGCTCCAGTTCTTTTGTTAGGTGTGGTAGATACTAAAACTCCTAAGGGTGATGACAATTACCACGCACCTCTTGATTTAGGACAGTTTTCAGCAAATATGGCTATACAAGCACAGAGTATGGGAATAGCTTTCCATCAAATGGCTGGACTGGACTATGAAAAAGCTAAAAAAGAATTCAAATTCCCAGAAACTTTTCATGTAGCCACTGCAATAGCATTAGGGTATTACGGTGGAGAATTAAGCGATGTACCTGACTTTTTACAAGATGCTGAACTAGGTGAGCGAAGCCGTAAGAAACAAAATGATTTTGTTTTTAATGGCGATTACAAAGCCACTGGAGATGTAAATGATAACTAA